The Metabacillus litoralis genome contains a region encoding:
- a CDS encoding 5'-deoxyadenosine deaminase, whose product MEILIKNAEIITMNEKSEILHGDLLIRDDRIVAIEDKIENVTPDKMIDATGKTVIPGLIQSHIHLCQTLFRGQGDDLELLDWLSKKIWPLEAAHDEESIYYSAMLGLGELIRSGTTSIIDMETVRHTEYAFQAIAESGIRAIAGKVMMDQGANVPSILLENTSSSIQESVDLLEKWHLFDNGRIHYAFSPRFVISCSEKMLTQVRDLSQQYQVMVHTHASENQTEIEMVERERGMRNVVYLDHIGLANPRLLLAHCIWLDEQEKRIIRDRGVKVSHCPGSNLKLASGVANTPEMLDQGVFLSIGADGAPCNNNLDMFNEMRLTALIQKPDHGPTAMDAKKVFKMATMGGAAAMGMEKEIGSLEVGKKADVVILDLNDFHTYPSTEVDPISRIVYSATRADVETSIINGKIVMEDQRLLTIDKSIVLKEANSSIQRLLRRISRVDTMI is encoded by the coding sequence GTGGAAATTTTAATTAAAAATGCTGAAATCATAACGATGAATGAAAAAAGTGAAATTTTGCACGGAGATCTTTTAATAAGGGATGACCGAATTGTTGCAATAGAGGATAAAATTGAGAATGTGACTCCGGATAAAATGATTGATGCAACAGGGAAGACGGTTATTCCTGGTTTAATTCAAAGTCATATTCATCTTTGTCAAACACTGTTTCGCGGGCAGGGTGATGATTTAGAACTTTTAGACTGGCTCTCCAAAAAGATCTGGCCCCTTGAAGCTGCGCATGACGAGGAATCAATTTACTATTCAGCTATGCTTGGTCTAGGAGAATTAATTAGAAGTGGAACAACATCCATAATCGATATGGAAACAGTTAGGCATACCGAATATGCTTTTCAAGCTATAGCAGAAAGTGGAATTAGGGCTATAGCTGGTAAAGTTATGATGGATCAAGGAGCAAATGTTCCATCAATTTTATTAGAAAATACTAGTTCTTCCATACAAGAAAGTGTTGACCTATTAGAAAAATGGCATCTGTTTGACAATGGTCGTATTCATTATGCATTTTCACCACGGTTTGTTATTTCATGTTCAGAAAAGATGTTAACGCAAGTAAGGGATTTATCTCAGCAGTATCAAGTAATGGTACACACCCATGCATCAGAAAATCAAACAGAAATAGAAATGGTTGAACGTGAGCGAGGAATGAGAAATGTTGTTTATTTGGATCATATCGGCTTAGCAAATCCCAGATTATTACTAGCTCATTGCATTTGGCTCGACGAACAAGAGAAAAGAATTATTCGTGATAGAGGAGTAAAGGTAAGTCATTGTCCTGGCTCAAATTTAAAGCTTGCTTCTGGAGTGGCAAATACTCCTGAGATGCTTGATCAAGGAGTATTTCTAAGTATTGGTGCTGATGGTGCACCTTGTAACAATAATCTTGATATGTTCAATGAAATGAGGTTAACAGCACTTATTCAAAAGCCAGACCATGGTCCAACGGCTATGGATGCAAAAAAAGTATTCAAAATGGCAACGATGGGTGGAGCAGCTGCAATGGGAATGGAAAAAGAGATTGGTAGCTTAGAAGTCGGGAAAAAAGCTGATGTTGTGATATTAGACTTAAATGATTTTCATACGTATCCTTCAACAGAGGTTGACCCTATTTCAAGAATTGTCTATTCAGCAACGAGAGCAGATGTAGAAACATCGATCATTAATGGAAAAATTGTGATGGAAGACCAACGTTTACTAACAATTGATAAATCAATTGTGCTAAAAGAAGCAAATTCTTCTATTCAGCGATTATTACGAAGAATATCGAGAGTCGATACGATGATTTAA
- a CDS encoding Cof-type HAD-IIB family hydrolase: MTYKMIVLDLDDTLLCDDHSISPRTKEALMRAQEQGVKVVLASGRPTFGMREYANELLLHQYGSYILSFNGGKIINCSSNEEMFSSTLSAESVHQLFDISRRENVFIHTYIGDEIITMDENPFTKKESTLTGLPIKMVSDFVQSVTVPVVKTLMVAEPDVLKDVEKKLQKELDNQFSIMRSKPYFLEFTEKGVTKGTSLHQLIQKCGIKQEEVIAIGDSYNDISMIEFAGLGVAMGNAPQEIKDLANFVTDTNMNDGVAKVVEDFILNVTV; the protein is encoded by the coding sequence ATGACATATAAAATGATTGTATTAGATTTGGATGATACGTTATTATGTGACGATCATTCGATATCACCTCGTACAAAAGAGGCGTTAATGAGAGCGCAAGAACAAGGTGTGAAAGTGGTTTTAGCATCAGGTCGTCCTACTTTTGGAATGAGAGAGTATGCAAATGAATTATTACTACATCAGTATGGAAGCTATATTCTATCTTTTAATGGTGGTAAAATCATTAATTGCTCTTCAAATGAAGAAATGTTCAGCAGTACATTAAGTGCAGAATCTGTTCATCAATTGTTTGACATAAGCCGTCGTGAAAATGTATTTATTCATACATATATAGGTGATGAAATTATTACGATGGATGAAAATCCTTTCACGAAAAAAGAATCTACTTTAACCGGATTACCTATTAAGATGGTATCAGACTTTGTACAGTCAGTAACTGTGCCAGTAGTAAAAACATTAATGGTAGCGGAGCCAGATGTACTTAAGGATGTTGAAAAGAAGTTGCAGAAAGAATTAGACAATCAATTTTCAATCATGCGTTCAAAGCCGTATTTCCTGGAGTTTACTGAAAAAGGTGTTACAAAGGGAACAAGCTTACATCAACTAATTCAAAAATGTGGCATTAAACAGGAAGAAGTTATTGCAATTGGAGATAGTTATAATGACATATCCATGATTGAGTTTGCAGGTCTTGGAGTTGCAATGGGAAATGCTCCTCAAGAAATTAAAGATCTGGCAAATTTTGTTACAGATACGAATATGAATGATGGAGTCGCAAAGGTAGTAGAAGATTTTATACTAAATGTTACTGTTTAA
- a CDS encoding VanW family protein has protein sequence MRKKYVSTLIFLFMMTGCSSNVVSGNEKDEPLPVKSLAMNSFQLAEKQVEFQVQLLHPDTQKILYSFSPSLNQESEAYEEEVRRVAKDLAESLDQPMIPVKYMGNGGLTGGTSRVLLDEEKLVDMLLNVHALDKTLDLPIEVMSPNVSAETVKNIDEVVIGHYKTSFNPNVAGRSQNIFLSANEINQIVLGPGDRFYFNLVVGERTAARGYQKAKEIVDKEFVEGIGGGICQTSSTLYNAVANAGLEVLEVNSHSRSVGYVPTGKDATVSWGGPDFKFMNNKDFPVMIKTFVNKQSGTIEVQVVASKHDASRV, from the coding sequence ATGCGTAAGAAATATGTTTCAACGTTGATTTTCTTGTTCATGATGACGGGTTGTAGTTCGAATGTAGTTAGTGGCAATGAAAAAGATGAACCTTTACCAGTGAAGAGCTTGGCAATGAATAGTTTTCAATTAGCAGAGAAACAAGTGGAATTTCAAGTTCAATTGCTGCATCCTGACACACAAAAAATATTATATTCCTTTTCTCCTTCACTAAATCAAGAGTCGGAAGCTTATGAGGAAGAAGTCAGGCGAGTTGCGAAGGACTTAGCTGAAAGTCTTGATCAACCGATGATACCGGTGAAGTATATGGGCAATGGTGGCTTAACAGGAGGAACAAGTCGTGTTCTTTTAGATGAAGAAAAATTAGTTGATATGTTATTGAATGTTCATGCGCTTGATAAAACATTAGATCTACCTATAGAAGTGATGTCACCGAATGTATCAGCAGAAACTGTAAAAAATATTGACGAAGTAGTTATTGGCCATTATAAAACATCTTTTAATCCCAACGTAGCTGGTCGCTCACAAAATATATTTTTATCAGCAAATGAGATTAATCAAATTGTATTGGGTCCAGGTGATCGCTTTTATTTTAATTTAGTTGTTGGTGAGCGTACTGCAGCAAGAGGCTATCAAAAAGCAAAAGAAATTGTAGATAAAGAATTCGTTGAAGGAATTGGTGGGGGTATTTGTCAGACTTCCTCTACTTTATATAATGCAGTTGCAAATGCAGGATTGGAAGTTTTAGAAGTTAACTCACATTCAAGATCTGTTGGCTATGTTCCTACCGGGAAGGATGCAACAGTATCCTGGGGAGGTCCAGATTTTAAATTTATGAATAACAAAGACTTCCCAGTTATGATTAAAACATTTGTGAATAAACAATCTGGAACAATAGAGGTTCAAGTAGTTGCTTCAAAGCATGATGCATCAAGGGTTTAA